The Microbacterium sp. Nx66 genome contains a region encoding:
- a CDS encoding AAA family ATPase — translation MPATAAAPVTLAPEQASWFAETFSILTGNVEQAILGKRHVVELVLATAVSGGHVLLEDYPGTGKTALARAVAQTVNGTSSRIQFTPDLLPGDVTGITVYDQKEGTFEFHAGPVFANIVLADEINRASPKTQSALLEVMEEGTVTVDGVTRAVGSPFLVMATQNPIEQGGTYRLPEAQLDRFMIKTSIGYPDEAATMRILQGAGRPKTVLDGIVDTDTILTMAEMSRGVYVNPLVSDYIMRIVDATRRASEVRLGASVRGALALSRLVMTWAAKNGRTFVTPDDVRELAVVALAHRLVLEPEAEFDGVTAVAVVGQILLDVEPPRENGTA, via the coding sequence ATGCCAGCCACCGCAGCCGCCCCCGTCACCCTCGCCCCCGAACAGGCCTCCTGGTTCGCCGAGACGTTCTCGATCCTGACCGGCAACGTCGAGCAGGCGATCCTCGGCAAGCGCCACGTGGTCGAGCTCGTGCTCGCGACCGCCGTCAGCGGCGGCCACGTCCTCCTGGAGGACTATCCGGGGACGGGTAAGACGGCGCTCGCCCGCGCCGTCGCCCAGACGGTCAACGGCACCAGCAGCCGCATCCAGTTCACGCCCGACCTCCTCCCGGGTGATGTGACCGGCATCACGGTGTACGACCAGAAGGAGGGCACGTTCGAGTTCCACGCGGGGCCCGTCTTCGCGAACATCGTGCTCGCCGACGAGATCAACCGGGCGAGTCCGAAGACCCAGTCCGCGCTGCTGGAGGTCATGGAGGAGGGCACGGTCACGGTCGACGGCGTCACCCGTGCGGTCGGCTCCCCGTTCCTCGTGATGGCGACGCAGAACCCCATCGAGCAGGGCGGCACCTACCGGCTCCCCGAGGCGCAGCTCGACCGCTTCATGATCAAGACCTCCATCGGATACCCGGACGAGGCGGCGACCATGCGCATCCTGCAGGGCGCCGGTCGCCCGAAGACGGTGCTCGACGGCATCGTGGACACCGACACGATCCTCACGATGGCGGAGATGTCGCGCGGCGTGTACGTGAACCCGCTGGTGTCGGATTACATCATGCGCATCGTCGATGCCACGCGCCGGGCGTCCGAGGTCCGTCTCGGTGCCAGTGTGCGCGGCGCCCTCGCGCTGTCCCGCCTGGTGATGACGTGGGCGGCCAAGAACGGACGCACGTTCGTCACCCCCGACGACGTGCGCGAACTCGCCGTCGTCGCCCTCGCGCACCGCCTGGTCCTCGAGCCGGAGGCCGAGTTCGACGGGGTGACGGCCGTGGCCGTCGTCGGGCAGATCCTCCTCGACGTCGAACCCCCGCGCGAGAACGGCACTGCGTGA
- a CDS encoding DUF58 domain-containing protein, whose translation MTFSTESRLTRTTAGTSTSTRTSTVTRYDRTRRGPVRGAVFGARRVARSVGRATRATVGWVRETVTTAGMLVAVAVVLGVLAGLLFGWVEAWAVATIALVLLVACVPFILGAHDYRIDLVLDRDRVVAGAEIGATLDVRNNGERLSLPGVVDVPVGEGLVEAHVPLLRPEAHHREELTIAAHRRGVIDVGPMTITRGDPIGILRRELRWPDVQRIHVHPVTVRLPSTSAGLIRDLEGTPSTTLVDADLSFHAVREYVVGDSPRHIHWKSTAKTGTLMVRQYEESRHARIAVILDLDPESYADDDEFENTVSAAASLALQGVRDGRDVLFSVSNEIPEHGRAEVLSIRTLPTVTPKALLDATSTIDQTARVMRLEAVTALTAQSYPDLSIGFLLTGSVLPIERLRHAAVKLPAAVEAVAVRSELGAQPTMRTARELAVMTLGALGDLPQMLARGALR comes from the coding sequence GTGACCTTCAGCACCGAATCCCGCCTGACGCGGACGACCGCGGGCACGAGCACGTCGACGCGGACGTCCACCGTCACGCGTTACGACCGCACGCGCCGCGGTCCCGTGCGCGGCGCGGTCTTCGGCGCGCGTCGCGTCGCCCGCTCCGTGGGCCGCGCGACCAGGGCCACCGTCGGCTGGGTCCGCGAGACGGTGACCACGGCGGGCATGCTCGTGGCCGTCGCGGTGGTGCTCGGTGTGCTCGCCGGGCTGCTGTTCGGCTGGGTGGAGGCCTGGGCGGTGGCCACGATCGCGCTCGTGCTGCTGGTGGCCTGCGTCCCGTTCATCCTCGGTGCCCATGACTACCGGATCGATCTCGTGCTCGATCGCGACCGCGTCGTCGCGGGCGCCGAGATCGGCGCGACCCTGGACGTCCGCAACAACGGCGAGCGCCTCTCGCTCCCCGGTGTCGTGGACGTGCCGGTGGGCGAGGGCCTCGTCGAGGCGCACGTCCCGCTGCTGCGGCCGGAGGCGCATCATCGGGAAGAGCTGACCATCGCCGCGCACCGCCGCGGCGTCATCGACGTGGGCCCCATGACCATCACCCGCGGCGACCCGATCGGCATCCTCCGCCGCGAGCTCCGGTGGCCGGACGTCCAGCGCATCCACGTGCACCCGGTGACCGTGCGGCTCCCCAGCACCAGTGCGGGACTGATCCGCGACCTCGAGGGCACGCCGAGCACCACTCTGGTGGACGCCGACCTCTCCTTCCACGCGGTGCGCGAGTACGTCGTCGGCGACTCGCCGCGCCACATCCACTGGAAGTCCACGGCGAAGACGGGCACCCTCATGGTGCGGCAGTACGAGGAGTCCCGGCACGCGCGCATCGCCGTCATCCTGGATCTCGACCCGGAGTCGTACGCCGACGACGACGAGTTCGAGAACACCGTCAGCGCGGCCGCCTCGCTGGCGCTGCAGGGTGTGCGGGACGGCAGGGACGTGCTGTTCTCGGTGAGCAACGAGATCCCGGAGCACGGCCGCGCCGAGGTGCTGTCGATCCGTACGCTGCCCACGGTCACCCCCAAGGCTCTCCTCGACGCGACCTCCACGATCGATCAGACGGCGCGGGTGATGAGGCTCGAGGCCGTCACCGCTCTCACGGCGCAGTCGTACCCCGACCTCTCGATCGGGTTCCTGCTCACCGGGTCCGTCCTGCCGATCGAGCGTCTGCGTCACGCGGCGGTGAAGCTCCCGGCAGCCGTGGAGGCCGTCGCGGTGCGCAGTGAGCTCGGCGCGCAGCCGACGATGCGGACGGCCAGGGAGCTCGCGGTGATGACCCTCGGTGCGCTGGGCGACCTCCCCCAGATGCTCGCCCGCGGAGCGCTGCGGTGA
- a CDS encoding transglutaminase-like domain-containing protein, whose amino-acid sequence MPSALLLWSLGYVLAGVLLATAAAWPVYESSRALAVGIIGGLLGIAVAVVARVLRWGTLLAAVAAAGVYLLVAVPLAIPSALTSVPAFLGGVRDAVLGVVLGWKQMLTLNPPLGEYQAVLIPFLVVMLFGSFVATLLVWGGGKRAAAAVPVVVAMSVFGIAFGVSGTSSPVTVAGIELPAPREWLVGVAVFVVSLVWLVGRTRLQRAAALRSVAAANISRRATPAWLTVRRHLLSAGLAVVALAAGFAIAPAAAGWSDRSVLRDEIEPMVVVQEQPSPLSSYRSWFSGDTLDTPVAQLEGDPGAVDRLRLVTLDAYDGEDFHIDADDRFSRLPRSALPGSGRVTLEVTIGDAYRGIWVPAPAGLAEAPGFSGERADALADGFHVNADGDTAITVADAPGGGEGLVPGDRYSVLIDAPEKPGDITALQGGRSTLDADRYPALVEWAEMQEQPRTGAGYLELIDRLRSRGYLSHALLEDASAAGWIAALQASEGYAFAPSYAGHSAARIEELFTELTEQERRAGPDADPELLVSAVGDDEQFSVAAALLAQHWGLESRVVLGARLATAEEVPGIPACTEVCTGANMSAWVEVRASGDEWIPVDATPQYAMLPSAITEGEQLPEHPTVPEQPRSEALDPPQAQSDANNDAPPLEEPGSEVLAFLLPILKGVGLGLLALLLLALPLLVLLVAKSRRAHARRTAPDPEVRLAGAWEELADVYADHDVPMVAHGTRTQRAQSSGRAAAQRLAALVDRAVFAEHPPTPDDATAAWTIVDAERTELAKAGTRCQRLRTRVRPTSFVARARSLRLPGFGARPTLGTLGGTGSLDDRKKGDS is encoded by the coding sequence GTGCCGTCGGCGCTCCTGCTCTGGTCTCTGGGATACGTGCTGGCCGGTGTGCTCCTCGCCACGGCGGCCGCCTGGCCCGTCTACGAGTCGTCCCGAGCCCTCGCCGTCGGGATCATCGGCGGCCTCCTCGGCATCGCCGTCGCCGTCGTCGCGCGCGTCCTCCGCTGGGGAACGCTGCTCGCCGCGGTCGCCGCGGCCGGCGTGTACCTGCTCGTCGCGGTGCCCCTCGCGATCCCCTCCGCCCTGACCTCCGTGCCCGCGTTCCTCGGCGGTGTGCGGGATGCGGTGCTCGGGGTCGTGCTGGGCTGGAAGCAGATGCTCACGCTGAATCCGCCGCTGGGGGAGTACCAGGCAGTCCTCATCCCCTTCCTCGTGGTGATGCTGTTCGGCTCATTCGTCGCCACGCTGCTCGTCTGGGGCGGGGGCAAGCGGGCGGCGGCGGCCGTCCCGGTGGTGGTGGCGATGAGCGTCTTCGGCATCGCCTTCGGTGTGAGCGGGACGTCCTCTCCCGTGACGGTGGCGGGAATCGAGCTCCCCGCGCCGCGCGAATGGCTGGTCGGGGTGGCGGTCTTCGTGGTGTCGCTGGTCTGGCTCGTCGGGCGCACGCGCCTGCAGCGCGCCGCCGCGCTGCGCAGCGTGGCGGCGGCGAACATCTCCCGTCGCGCGACCCCCGCCTGGCTCACCGTGCGCCGCCACCTCCTCTCGGCGGGGCTGGCCGTGGTCGCCCTGGCCGCGGGCTTCGCGATCGCCCCCGCCGCGGCCGGCTGGTCCGACCGCTCCGTGCTCCGCGACGAGATCGAACCCATGGTCGTGGTGCAGGAACAGCCGAGTCCGCTCAGCTCCTACCGGTCCTGGTTCTCCGGCGACACGCTGGACACGCCCGTGGCGCAGCTGGAGGGCGACCCCGGCGCCGTGGACCGCCTCCGCCTGGTGACCCTCGACGCGTACGACGGCGAGGACTTCCACATCGACGCCGACGACCGCTTCAGTCGTCTGCCGCGCTCCGCCCTCCCGGGCTCCGGCCGGGTGACGCTGGAGGTGACGATCGGCGACGCCTACCGCGGGATCTGGGTGCCGGCACCCGCCGGACTCGCGGAGGCGCCCGGATTCTCCGGGGAGCGTGCCGATGCGCTCGCCGACGGCTTCCATGTGAACGCCGACGGCGACACCGCGATCACCGTCGCCGATGCGCCCGGTGGCGGGGAGGGCCTCGTGCCCGGTGACCGCTACTCCGTGCTGATCGATGCGCCGGAGAAGCCCGGCGACATCACGGCCCTCCAGGGCGGCCGGTCGACCCTCGACGCCGATCGATACCCCGCGCTCGTCGAGTGGGCGGAGATGCAGGAGCAGCCGCGCACCGGCGCCGGCTACCTCGAGCTGATCGATCGCCTCCGGTCGCGGGGCTACCTGAGCCACGCGCTGCTCGAGGACGCCTCCGCTGCGGGGTGGATCGCGGCGCTCCAGGCGTCTGAGGGATACGCGTTCGCGCCCAGCTACGCCGGACACTCGGCCGCGCGCATCGAGGAGCTGTTCACCGAGCTGACGGAGCAGGAGCGGCGGGCCGGTCCCGACGCCGACCCCGAGCTGCTCGTGTCGGCGGTCGGTGACGACGAGCAGTTCTCCGTGGCCGCGGCGCTCCTCGCGCAGCACTGGGGTCTCGAATCCCGTGTGGTGCTGGGCGCACGACTCGCGACGGCGGAGGAGGTCCCGGGGATCCCGGCCTGCACCGAGGTCTGCACCGGCGCGAACATGAGCGCCTGGGTCGAGGTGCGTGCGTCGGGCGACGAGTGGATCCCGGTCGATGCGACGCCGCAGTACGCGATGCTGCCGAGCGCCATCACCGAGGGAGAGCAGCTGCCGGAGCACCCGACCGTTCCGGAGCAGCCGCGGTCCGAGGCACTGGACCCGCCGCAGGCGCAGAGCGACGCGAACAACGACGCGCCCCCGCTGGAGGAGCCGGGCTCGGAGGTCCTCGCCTTCCTGCTGCCGATCCTCAAGGGCGTCGGACTGGGGCTGCTCGCCCTGCTCCTGCTGGCCCTGCCGTTGCTCGTGCTCCTCGTCGCGAAGAGCCGACGTGCACACGCGCGCCGCACGGCCCCGGACCCCGAAGTCCGGCTCGCCGGCGCCTGGGAGGAGCTCGCCGACGTGTACGCCGACCACGACGTCCCCATGGTCGCGCACGGCACCCGGACGCAGCGCGCACAGTCGAGCGGTCGTGCGGCCGCGCAGCGGCTGGCCGCTCTCGTGGACCGCGCCGTCTTCGCCGAGCACCCGCCGACTCCCGACGACGCGACGGCCGCGTGGACGATCGTGGATGCGGAGCGGACGGAACTGGCGAAGGCGGGGACGCGGTGCCAGCGCCTGCGCACACGTGTGCGGCCGACGTCTTTCGTCGCGAGGGCGCGCTCTCTGCGCCTCCCCGGCTTCGGCGCGCGACCCACGCTCGGTACGCTCGGAGGGACCGGTTCACTGGATGACCGGAAGAAGGGGGACTCATGA
- a CDS encoding DUF5684 domain-containing protein, translating to MTAPADSGPATMLAIIVGLGLLVGLAVYVWYALALSRLFPRIDGEGWKGWVPVLNEAEILARGGVPAWSVVFYFIPLVQLYGIYLKVVATHRINRRFGRGAGMTVLAILLPPVWATILAWGPAPYPEGDRLAALQPGPRRSAPPSAAPARDASGYTIPSLAPAGNGSPEAPSLIFPDYAAPPAVAPTPPPGAPPTAGAPQGEPAAPRSFAPPVFAPPAAPPAPSSSTPSPSFAPPAPPAPSPAAAPVPPAAPVPPTASIPPAAPVPPAAPVLPPAVAPTPPSPAAQPTPSAPAQPTTGIMAAMGDVPPAAPQPAPAPAPSVDSPPSEEPAAPAPAPEANRVVRPVPPSFRDGGQPEAPQMPTIRPVPSMTAAAPAAEQSAPAPAPATEALAVPGGLVPDVDKTVVTPRPTDDDLDATVVVARKRGVRRVLVLDDGRRFSLSGASVVIGRNPTGEPGEQRLAIPDTTRTLSKTHARLVVQEDEWRLTDLHATNGVVVVADDGSETLLDAGESVVGTGRFILGEVGMHVVAERDS from the coding sequence ATGACCGCGCCCGCGGACTCCGGTCCGGCCACGATGCTCGCCATCATCGTCGGACTCGGCCTGCTCGTCGGCCTGGCCGTCTACGTCTGGTACGCCCTCGCCCTGTCGCGGCTGTTCCCCCGCATCGACGGGGAAGGGTGGAAGGGGTGGGTGCCCGTCCTCAACGAGGCCGAGATCCTCGCCCGCGGCGGAGTGCCGGCCTGGTCGGTGGTCTTCTACTTCATCCCGCTCGTGCAGCTCTACGGGATCTATCTCAAGGTCGTCGCCACGCATCGCATCAACCGGCGGTTCGGGCGGGGCGCGGGGATGACGGTCCTCGCCATCCTCCTGCCGCCCGTGTGGGCGACCATCCTCGCGTGGGGCCCGGCGCCCTATCCGGAGGGGGACCGACTCGCGGCGCTCCAGCCGGGTCCGCGCCGTAGTGCTCCGCCTTCCGCGGCTCCCGCGCGCGACGCTTCGGGGTACACGATCCCCTCCCTCGCTCCGGCGGGGAACGGATCGCCGGAGGCGCCGTCGCTGATCTTCCCGGACTACGCCGCGCCGCCCGCGGTCGCTCCGACCCCACCCCCGGGTGCCCCGCCGACCGCGGGTGCGCCGCAGGGCGAGCCCGCGGCACCGAGGTCGTTCGCGCCGCCGGTGTTCGCTCCGCCTGCCGCGCCGCCGGCTCCGTCGTCCTCGACGCCGTCTCCGTCGTTCGCACCACCGGCGCCGCCCGCGCCGTCGCCCGCGGCTGCTCCCGTTCCGCCGGCTGCGCCCGTTCCGCCGACTGCCTCGATTCCGCCTGCTGCCCCGGTTCCGCCGGCGGCGCCCGTGCTTCCGCCCGCGGTGGCTCCGACACCACCCTCCCCGGCCGCACAGCCGACGCCCTCCGCTCCCGCGCAGCCGACGACCGGCATCATGGCCGCGATGGGCGACGTACCGCCGGCCGCCCCGCAGCCCGCGCCGGCCCCTGCTCCCTCCGTGGACTCGCCGCCGAGCGAGGAGCCCGCTGCCCCCGCGCCGGCTCCGGAGGCGAACCGTGTCGTCCGACCCGTGCCGCCCTCGTTCCGCGACGGCGGTCAGCCCGAGGCCCCGCAGATGCCCACGATCCGCCCTGTTCCGTCGATGACGGCTGCGGCACCCGCGGCGGAGCAGAGCGCGCCGGCGCCTGCCCCCGCGACAGAGGCGCTCGCGGTCCCGGGCGGTCTGGTCCCCGACGTCGACAAGACCGTGGTGACACCGCGCCCGACCGACGACGACCTCGATGCCACGGTGGTGGTCGCCCGCAAGCGCGGCGTGCGGCGGGTCCTCGTGCTGGACGACGGTCGCCGGTTCTCGCTGTCCGGTGCGAGCGTCGTGATCGGCCGGAACCCCACAGGCGAGCCGGGCGAGCAGCGGCTGGCCATCCCGGACACCACGCGCACGCTGTCGAAGACCCACGCCCGCCTGGTGGTGCAGGAGGACGAGTGGCGACTGACCGACCTGCACGCCACCAACGGCGTCGTGGTGGTCGCGGACGACGGCTCGGAGACCCTCCTGGACGCCGGGGAGAGCGTGGTCGGCACCGGCCGGTTCATCCTGGGCGAAGTGGGCATGCACGTCGTCGCGGAGCGCGATTCGTGA
- a CDS encoding PP2C family protein-serine/threonine phosphatase: MTVESVVLRVAALTDTGLTRTANEDAVLDARPVFLVADGMGGHDAGDRASAAVVAAFEPLRGRAVDVGDISDALSRATAVVEAIAAAHKRGAGSTVTGVALVEHERAPHWLVFNVGDSRVYRHHGTELAQLTIDHSLGQELVDAGELRPEDLASFSRRNVITRAVGAPDSTADSWLLPVVDGERLLLCSDGLTGEVSDEAIRATLTMNGRPETAAAALVRRALQGGGRDNVSVLVIDVISGGARPRPDDAAGGRAAVSALTDSMLDGTTVPVRAR; the protein is encoded by the coding sequence GTGACCGTGGAATCCGTCGTCCTCCGGGTCGCCGCGCTGACCGACACCGGGCTCACGCGGACGGCCAACGAGGATGCGGTGCTCGACGCACGCCCGGTCTTCCTGGTCGCCGACGGCATGGGCGGTCACGACGCCGGTGACCGCGCCAGTGCGGCCGTCGTCGCCGCCTTCGAGCCGTTGCGGGGGCGAGCGGTCGACGTCGGCGACATCAGCGACGCTCTGAGCCGTGCCACGGCCGTGGTCGAGGCGATCGCCGCCGCGCACAAGCGCGGCGCAGGCAGCACCGTGACGGGTGTGGCCCTCGTGGAGCACGAGCGCGCGCCGCACTGGCTCGTCTTCAACGTCGGGGACTCCCGGGTCTACCGGCACCACGGCACCGAGCTGGCGCAGCTCACGATCGACCACTCCCTCGGGCAGGAGCTCGTCGATGCCGGAGAGCTCCGCCCCGAGGACCTCGCCTCGTTCTCGCGCCGCAACGTCATCACGCGGGCGGTCGGCGCTCCGGACAGCACCGCGGACAGCTGGCTCCTCCCCGTCGTCGACGGTGAGCGGCTCCTGCTGTGCTCCGACGGGCTCACCGGCGAGGTCAGCGACGAAGCCATCCGTGCGACGCTGACCATGAACGGCCGTCCGGAGACAGCGGCGGCGGCTCTGGTGCGCCGCGCGCTGCAGGGCGGCGGACGCGACAACGTCTCGGTCCTCGTGATCGACGTCATCTCCGGCGGCGCGCGGCCCCGTCCCGACGACGCGGCGGGCGGACGGGCCGCGGTGTCCGCGCTCACCGACTCGATGCTCGACGGCACGACGGTCCCGGTGCGAGCGCGATGA
- a CDS encoding S8 family serine peptidase, with protein sequence MRRRAALATLVVGVAVLGTPAAAVAAPAAPTTIVSMATGACEPGTVVFAAEAPSALTALGAEDANRLATGKGVVVAVVDSGIDAGNPHLAGVVVGGVNLVGDGERADGLSDLTGHGTAIAGQIAAQPVSGSGVVGFAPDARLLSVRAFRSDSPQDVDKGWGPSAQRLADGINWAADNGADIINVSSSQETDSPALRGAVEHAAAVGALVVASGGNRASDPEAEDGARYPAAYEQALGVSAADANGLATDSSIHGPQVGVTAPGANVLTAATGGGDCLFASDAPASSFATGYVSAAAALVAQAHPDDPPAGWAYRLTATALRADADNRDDVNGWGFIRPSAAIQLLPDPTTRGPVSPFFDTAESAVRPPVVSVDPDHGVPPFILTREVALIAAIAGATLLGVLGILIVLRRRRESPPDAAADVERQGGLLDRPEPEV encoded by the coding sequence ATGCGCCGCCGTGCCGCTCTCGCCACCCTCGTGGTGGGTGTTGCCGTGCTGGGGACGCCGGCCGCCGCGGTGGCCGCGCCGGCTGCCCCCACGACGATCGTGTCGATGGCGACCGGTGCCTGCGAGCCCGGCACCGTGGTGTTCGCTGCGGAGGCGCCGTCGGCACTCACGGCCCTCGGGGCGGAGGATGCGAACCGTCTCGCCACCGGGAAGGGCGTGGTCGTCGCGGTCGTCGACTCCGGGATCGACGCCGGCAATCCGCACCTCGCCGGCGTCGTCGTCGGCGGCGTGAACCTCGTCGGCGACGGCGAACGCGCTGACGGCCTGAGCGATCTGACCGGGCACGGCACGGCCATCGCCGGGCAGATCGCGGCGCAGCCCGTCTCCGGCTCCGGTGTCGTGGGCTTCGCCCCCGACGCGCGCCTGCTGTCCGTGCGCGCGTTCCGCAGCGATTCGCCGCAGGACGTCGACAAGGGGTGGGGCCCGAGCGCCCAGCGCCTCGCCGACGGCATCAACTGGGCGGCCGACAACGGCGCGGACATCATCAACGTCTCGTCGTCACAGGAGACGGACTCGCCTGCGCTGCGCGGGGCGGTAGAGCACGCGGCTGCCGTCGGAGCGCTCGTCGTCGCCAGCGGCGGCAACAGGGCCTCCGACCCCGAGGCGGAAGACGGAGCCCGGTATCCCGCCGCCTACGAACAGGCCCTCGGCGTCAGCGCGGCCGACGCCAACGGCCTCGCGACCGACAGCTCGATCCACGGGCCGCAGGTCGGCGTCACGGCCCCCGGCGCGAATGTCCTCACCGCGGCGACGGGCGGCGGCGACTGCCTGTTCGCCTCCGACGCCCCGGCATCGAGCTTCGCGACCGGCTACGTGAGCGCGGCGGCCGCGCTGGTCGCCCAGGCACACCCGGACGATCCTCCGGCGGGGTGGGCGTATCGACTGACGGCCACGGCACTCCGCGCCGATGCCGACAACCGCGACGACGTGAACGGCTGGGGCTTCATCCGGCCGTCGGCCGCCATCCAGCTCCTCCCCGACCCCACCACGCGCGGGCCCGTCAGCCCCTTCTTCGACACCGCGGAGAGCGCGGTGCGACCCCCGGTCGTGAGCGTCGACCCCGACCACGGCGTGCCGCCCTTCATCCTCACCCGCGAGGTGGCGCTGATCGCCGCGATCGCCGGAGCGACCCTGCTCGGGGTCCTCGGCATCCTCATCGTGCTCCGGCGACGCCGGGAGTCCCCGCCCGACGCGGCGGCCGACGTCGAACGACAGGGCGGCCTCCTCGACCGCCCCGAGCCCGAGGTCTGA
- the eccB gene encoding type VII secretion protein EccB, which yields MATKKDLIEAQGFSRRRLLSAFTGGAPGGKELEPAKPLRAVIAGIALTVGVILVGVFWGIMQPGLPGDWQNNRLIVATDTGARYVSVEGTLYPVINTASARLLIPAGEFKVVRTDQAALDGIPVGGSIGILGAPDDLPTPSALINTAWTACVDDAAGTAVSLSGAPIAAPSTGTGAVVQRGDELFVIAGGLRYAVPADDANAVLRAVGLGTSDVIEVDGRWLNLFESGADLEPIRLNAVGAQVPGTDLTAGTIVHVQGSPADERYVALATGELARLSPLAYQLYLLGSAQEAGTDEEEVSPAEVADVPTVPNAGGDDWPTLPLTPLASDETPCAVLGDDARTVLGSTSTELPEGRDRVGVTVGGGALVQTSGPSDEAVGMAVLVDESGTAYAVPGAVLDESAEDAASGPLAQLGYTPGDVGRVPSAWIDFFAAGPALTTEAARESPGSGDE from the coding sequence ATGGCGACCAAGAAGGACCTGATCGAGGCCCAGGGCTTCAGCCGACGACGACTCCTCTCCGCTTTCACCGGCGGCGCCCCCGGCGGCAAGGAGCTCGAACCCGCCAAGCCGCTGCGCGCCGTGATCGCGGGCATCGCCCTCACCGTCGGCGTGATCCTCGTCGGCGTGTTCTGGGGCATCATGCAGCCGGGCCTCCCGGGCGACTGGCAGAACAACCGCCTCATCGTCGCCACCGACACGGGCGCCCGCTACGTCTCGGTCGAGGGGACGCTGTACCCCGTCATCAACACCGCCAGCGCCCGCCTGCTCATCCCCGCCGGCGAGTTCAAGGTCGTGCGCACGGATCAGGCCGCCCTCGACGGCATCCCGGTCGGCGGCTCGATCGGCATCCTCGGCGCGCCCGACGACCTGCCCACCCCGAGTGCCCTGATCAACACGGCATGGACGGCGTGCGTCGACGACGCCGCCGGCACCGCGGTCTCGCTGTCGGGGGCGCCGATCGCGGCACCGTCGACGGGCACGGGCGCTGTGGTGCAGCGTGGCGACGAGCTCTTCGTGATCGCCGGCGGCCTGCGATACGCCGTCCCCGCCGACGACGCCAACGCGGTGTTGCGCGCGGTCGGCCTCGGCACCAGCGACGTCATCGAGGTCGACGGGCGCTGGCTCAACCTCTTCGAGAGCGGCGCCGATCTGGAGCCGATCCGACTGAACGCCGTCGGCGCCCAGGTGCCGGGGACCGACCTGACGGCGGGCACGATCGTGCACGTGCAGGGCAGCCCCGCGGACGAGCGCTACGTCGCGCTCGCGACCGGAGAGCTCGCGCGCCTCAGCCCGCTCGCGTACCAGCTCTACCTGCTCGGCAGTGCGCAGGAGGCCGGCACGGACGAGGAAGAGGTGTCGCCGGCGGAAGTGGCCGACGTTCCCACCGTGCCGAACGCCGGTGGCGACGACTGGCCCACGCTTCCGCTGACGCCGCTCGCATCCGACGAGACGCCGTGCGCGGTCCTGGGTGACGACGCCCGCACCGTCCTCGGGTCCACCAGCACCGAGCTGCCGGAAGGTCGCGACCGCGTCGGCGTCACCGTCGGCGGCGGCGCCCTCGTGCAGACGAGCGGCCCGTCGGACGAAGCGGTGGGCATGGCCGTGCTCGTCGACGAGTCCGGCACCGCCTACGCCGTCCCGGGCGCCGTCCTGGACGAGTCGGCCGAAGACGCGGCGAGCGGACCACTCGCACAGCTCGGCTACACCCCGGGCGACGTCGGACGGGTGCCGAGCGCGTGGATCGACTTCTTCGCCGCCGGGCCGGCGCTGACCACCGAGGCCGCGAGAGAGTCGCCCGGCTCCGGGGACGAGTGA